Part of the Streptomyces sp. NBC_01353 genome, TCGCGCAGTGTGGCATTCAAAATGCCCACTTGAAGCTGTTCCACACGAGCGGCGTGAGTGCTGATGGTCAGCGGGCGTGGAGGAAATAGCGGTCCGCATCAGTGAGGGCCTGCCCCAGCAGATCGACGATGTGGTCGAGTTCGTCGCGGGTGGAGATCAGGGGTGGTGCGATCTGCACGACCGGGTCGCCGCGGTCGTCCGCGCGGGCCAGGAGTCCGAGGCCGCGCATGCGTGCGGGAAGGAACTGCTTGACGAGTTCGTCCTGGCGCTCAGGGGTGAAGCGTCGGCCGTCTGCTCCGGCGACGAGTTCGAGGGACCAGAAGAAGCCGTCGCCGCGTACGTCGCCCACGATGCTCAGATCGGTCAGTTCGGCGAGCCGCTTGTGGAGGTGGCCGGTCAGGCCGCGGACGTTGTCCAGGACGCCGTCTCGTTCGAAGATGTCGAGGTTGGTCAGGGCAGTGGCGGCTGCGACCGGATGCCCGGCGAAGGTCAGCCCGTGCAGGAGGGTCACGCCGTCGTTGAAGAAGGGCGCGGAGACCTTGTCGGACACCAGGACGGCGCCGAGCGTGGCGTAGGACGAGGTGAGGCCCTTGGCTGTGGTGATCATGTCGGGGATCGCACCGTACTTGGTCACGGCGAAGTATTCGCCGATGCGGCCGAAACCGGTGATGACCTCGTCGGCGACCAGGAGGAAGCCGTACTGGTCCGCCATCGCCCGTAGCCCTGCCCAGTAGCCCGCCGGAGGCGTGAGGCAGCCTCCGGAGTTCTGCACGGGTTCGGCGATGAGCATGGCCACGTTCTCCGGGCCGGCCTCCAGCACCGCCGCTTCGGTCTCGGCCAGCAGCCGCCGGGTGAAGGCGTCCTCATCGGTGTCGGTGGTGCGGTAGCGGTTGGTGTTGGGTGCGTGGGTGACCTCGAAGGCTGGTGCGCCGAAGGGTTCCTTGAGCGCCGGGATTCCCGTGAGCGCGAGGGCGCCCATGGTCAGGCCGTGGTAGGCGGTGCGGCGGGCGATGGCCTTGGTGCGCTGAGGCTGGCCTTGGGCGACGTGGTACATGCGGGCGAGCTTCCACGCGGACTCAACGGACTCCGAGCCGCCGGAGGTGAAGAACACGCGGTTGATGCCGTCGGGTGCCAGAGCGGCAAGTCGCTCGGCCAGCTCGATGGCGGCGGGGTGCGCGGTGTTCCACAGGGTGCTGAACGGCAGGCGGTTGAGCTGCTGTTCGGCCGCCTTGGCGAACTCGGGGCCGTAGGAGAAGCCGAGCTGTGCGCAGAACAGGGCGGACAGGCCGTCGATATAGCGGGTTCCGGTCGTGTCGTAGACGTAGACGCCGTCGGCCCGGTCGGGCAGGAACATTCCCTGACCGTTGCGCAGGCTCGCGTGTTGGCCGAAGTGCAGGAGCAGGTGTTTGCCGGCTGCTTCGCGCAGCCGATCGGCCTGGTGTGTGGTGGCGGGGTGGTCGGGCATGGTGTTCTCCGGGGAGGTCAGCGGGCACATGAGGGGCAGACGGGAGGCCCGGCTGGGCGAGTGGGCGGACCCAGGCGCAATGGGCGGCCACATCTCGTGAGCAGCTGCCGACCGCTGGAGCGGTATCTGAACGGCGGCTCCGAGAGGGCTCGGCGGCGGAAACCCGGCGCCCGCTACCGAGCCAGGGCGTCAGGTGCCGGGCTGTCGGTCGCGACCGCGGGACCGCTGGGTGTCTCAGGCTCCTGTCGATCCGGCCCGGGCGGGATGCAGCGAGCCGAGGCCGCTCATGATCTGGCCCTTGTCGTAGCCCTCGGTGGCGGGCGGGAAGGGGGGCGGGGCGTCGCGCAGCTGCTTCCACAGGGGGTTCAGGCCGAGGGTGCCGCGTTCCCGGGTGGTGGCCACGAGGTCGAGGTCGAGGTGGAAGGTGAGGAACTCCTCGCCTGCGCCGCCCTGGGCCAGCACGCGGCCTTCGGGGTCGGTGGCGATGCTGCGGCCGGTGCCGAAGAGGCCGCCGATGTTCGGGTTGAGAACGTACACCTGGTTGGTGATGGCGTTGGCGCGGGCGAGGACCAGTTCCTGCTCGCGGTCGGAGGTGCGGGTGTAGGTGGGCTGGATGATGACCTCGGCGCCCATCCAGGCGAGGGTGCGGGAGATCTCCGGCACCCAGCCGTCGTAGCAGATCGCCAGGCCGAAGCGGCCCACCCGGGGGATGTCGAAGGTGACGTAGGTGTCGCCGGGCACGGAGGTCTCGTACGGCATCCAGGGGAAGATCTTGCGGTACGAGGCCACCACTTCGCCCTGCGGGGAGATGGCGACGGCCGTGTTGTGGACGCCCTTGGCCGACCCCTCCGGGATGCTGCCGGGGACGATCCACAGCCCGGTGTCGGCCGCGAGCCGGCATACCGCGTCGGTGGTGGGGCCCGGGATCGGTTCGGCGAGGCGGTCGAGGTAGCCGGCCGGGTGGCGGGCGTCGAAGCTGCCGAAGGCACTCAGGTAGAGCTCGGGGAAGACGACCAGGTCGATGGACGGGGAGAGGGCTTTGAGGGAGCGCACCTCGCGGCTGAACTTCGCGAATGTGGCCTGGGGGTCGCCGGTTACGGGTGCGACCTGGGCGAGGGCGACGCCGAGGATTCGGCTCACTGGAGAGCTCCTTGTGCGGTGGCGGCTGCGGGTGTGCTCGGCGGGGTGTCGTCCGGTGGGCGGAGCCCGGGGACGGCGTCGAGCAGCCTGCGGGTGTAGGGGTGCTGGGGGGAGTCCAGGACCTGGGCGGTGGGCCCGGTCTCGACGAGTTCGCCGTGCAGCATGACGCTGACCCGGTCCGCGATGTGCCGGACCACGCCCAGGTCGTGGGTGATGAGGAGGAAGGCGAGGTCGCTGTGCTCGCGCAAGTCGAGCAGCAGGTTGAGGATCTGGGCCTGGACGGAGACGTCGAGGGCGGAGGTGGGTTCGTCAAGGACCAGCAGCGAGGGCCCGACGGCGAGGGCGCGGGCGAGGGCGACGCGCTGGCACTGGCCGCCGGAGAGCTGGTGGGGGTAGCGGGTGAGGACGGTCGCGGGCAGGCCGACGCGCGCCAGTTCCGCGGTGGTGTCGGTCACGGGGCGGCCGGCCTCGCGCAGTGGCTCGGCGATGAGTTGCCGGACGGTCATCCGGGGGTTGAGGGCGGCGTAGGGGTTCTGGAAGACGATCTGCACCTGGTGGCGCAGCCGCCGCAACTCCTTGCGGCGCAGCCCGGTGAGCGGGCGGCCCGCGATGTGGACGGTGCCGGAGGTGGGCGGGATCAGGCCCAGCACGCAGCGCGCGAGGGTGGTCTTGCCCGAGCCCGACTCGCCTACCAGCGCGTGTACTTCTCCTGCGGTGATGTCGAGGTCGACGCCGGCGACGGCGGTGTGCGAGCCGAAGGTCTTGACGAGCTGCTGTACGTCGAGGATCACGCGGGGACTCCCTTCGGCTGGGTGAGGTGGCAGGCGCTTGCCCGCGCTCCGGCGGTGTTGAGAGGCAGCGGGGTGGCGCATGCCTCGGTGGTGTGGGCACAGCGGTCGGCGAAGGGGCAGCCGGTGAGCAGGTCGGGGCGGTCAGGCACGTTGCCGGGGATGGAGGGCAGCGCTTTTCCGGGGGCGGCCCGGTCGGGGAGGGCGGCGAGCAGGGCGCGGGTGTAGGGGTGGTCCGGGGTGTCCAGTACGTCGGCCACCGGGCCTGATTCGACGACCTGACCGGCGTAGAGCACGTACATCCGGGTGCACAGTTCGCGGACCTCGCCCAGGTTGTGGGTGATGTACAGGACTCCGAAGCCGTGCTCGGCCTGCAGACGGCGCAGCAGGGAGCGGAACTCCTTGGCCACGGTGACGTCCAGGGCGGTGGTCGGTTCGTCGGCGATGAGCAGATCGGGCCGGCACAGCAGAGCGGCGGCGATCATGACGCGCTGCAGCATGCCGCCGGAGAGCTGGTGGGGGTAGGAGCGTGTGACGCGCTCGGCGTCCAGGCCCACTTCCGTCAGTGCGGTGCTCACCTGCTGGGCCGCTTCGCTCCGGGTGCCGCCCTGGTGGAGGCGTACCAGGCGGTCGAGTTGGCGGCCGAGCGGGGTGACGGGGTCGAATGAGGCGGCGGGGTTCTGGAAGACCATGGCCACCTTCCGGCCGCGGATCGTGTGGAAGCCGGCGGCCCGCAGGTCCTGGCCCTGGAGCCGGATGCCGCCGGAGGTTTCGGCTCCGGCGGGGAGCATGCCGAGGACACTGAGGGCGGTCAGGGACTTGCCGCAGCCGCTCTCGCCGACCACCCCCACGACCTCGCCCGCGCGCACGCGGAGGGAGACGTCGCGTACGACGGCGGCGTCGCCGATGGTGACGCGCAGCCGGGAGATCTCCAGCAGGGCTGCAGTCTGACCGTCTGCGCGCTGCTTGCCCGGGCCGGGCGCGGTCTCGTCCTCAGTGGCGGGCAGGGGGCTCGCCGCGTCGGTGTCCTTCCCCTCCGGCCGGCGCCGCAACAGAGCGGCGGCCTGCCCGGCCAGTGTGCGCAGGCCACGGCGCGCGGCGGCGGAGCGGGCTTCCGTGCGTGGGTCGAACACGTCACGCAGAGCGTCGCCGAAGAGGTTGAAGGCCAGCACGGTGAGGAGGATGGCCAGGCCCGGGAAGAGCGCCGCCCACCAGTGGGTCTGGAGGTCGCCGCGGGCCTCGGCGACCATCAGGCCCCAGTCCGCCTGCGGCGGGCGGGTGCCCAGGCCGAGGAAGGCCAGTGATCCGGCGGCCAGGATCACCGTGCCGATGTCGACGGTGGCCTGCACCAGAATCGGTGAGACGGCGTTGCGCAGGATATGCCGGACCATGACGACTCGGTCCTTGAGCCCCAGGGCGCGCGCTCCCTCGACGAAGGGCCGCTCACGCATGGATGCGGTGATGCCCTGGACCAGCCGGGTGTACCAGGGCCACCAGGCGATGGCCAGCGCGAGGGCGGCGTGCTCCAGGCCGGGGCCGAGGGTGGCCACGATGGCCATGGCGAGCAGCAGGGGCGGGAAGGCCAGGAACATGTCGCACAGCCGCATGATCGCCTCGCCCACGCGCCCGCCGCGGAAGCCTGCGATCAGTCCCAGCGGGACGCCCACCAGCACGGCGAGCCCGACCACGAGGAGCGGGACGGTCAGCGCCGGCCGGGCACCGTAGATGATGCGGCTGAGCACGTCGCGGCCGAGGTTGTCGGTGCCGAGCAGGTGGCCGGCGCCGGGTGGCAGGTGGCGGGCTGCGACCTCGGCGGCTCCGGCGCCCTGATCAGGGTGCGGGGCGAGCCAGGGGGTGAGCAGGGCGGCGGCGACCAGGGCCGCGAGCAGCACCAGGCCGAGGACGGCGAGCGGGTCGCGGAGCAGGGCGGTGAAGCGGGCGCTGCGCGGTGGGATGGTCTGCGGGCTGTGGCTCATGCCGGCCTCACTCGCGGGTCGAGGCGCGCGTGGACGAGGTCCACCGCGAGGTTGACGAGGACGTAGGCGACGGCGCCGATGAGGGTGACGCCCATGACCGCCGGGTAGTCCAGGCTCAGCAGGCCGGAGGAGGCGTACTGGCCGAGGCCCGGCCAGTCGAAGACCACTTCGACGAAGAACGCGCCGGTCAGGGCGTAGGCGGCGGTCAGGCCGAGCACCGTGACGGTGGGTGGGAGGGCGTTGCGCAGGGCGACGCGCCAGACGAGGGTGCGTTCGGGGACGCCGTAGGCGCGGCCGACGCGGATGTGGTCTTGCTGGAGCGCCTCCAGCATGCTGGTGCGGGTCATGCGGGCCACGACGCCGAGCGGGTAGGCGGCCAGTGTGAGGGCTGGCAGGATCAGGTGCGCCGAGGCGCTCGCCAGCGCCGCCCCGTTGCCGGTAAGCAGCGCGTCCACCGTGTTCAGTCCGGTGATCGAGTGGATCGGCGCGGTGAACTCCAGATCGCTGTCGATGCGTCCGGTGGGCGGCAGCAGTCCCAGGCGGCCGAAGACCAGCAGCTGGAGCAGCAGCCCGAGCCAGAAGGCGGGCACCGATACGCCCGCGATGGACAGCAGCCGCACCGCCTGGTCGATCAGCCTGCCGGGCCGCACCGCGGCTATGCAGCCGAGCGTGACGCCCAGCACCAGCGCCACCGCCATGGCGGCGCCGACTAGTTCGAGGGTGGCGGGCAGCCGGTCGCCGAGCTCGCCGAGGACCGGCTGCTTGGTGGCGATGGAGGTGCCCCAGTCCCCGGTCAGCACATTGCGCAGATACGACAGGTACTGCACCGGCAGCGGCTGGTCGAGGCCGAGTGCGTGTGTCACCCGTTCTACTTCCTCGGGCGTCGCCTTGGC contains:
- a CDS encoding aspartate aminotransferase family protein codes for the protein MPDHPATTHQADRLREAAGKHLLLHFGQHASLRNGQGMFLPDRADGVYVYDTTGTRYIDGLSALFCAQLGFSYGPEFAKAAEQQLNRLPFSTLWNTAHPAAIELAERLAALAPDGINRVFFTSGGSESVESAWKLARMYHVAQGQPQRTKAIARRTAYHGLTMGALALTGIPALKEPFGAPAFEVTHAPNTNRYRTTDTDEDAFTRRLLAETEAAVLEAGPENVAMLIAEPVQNSGGCLTPPAGYWAGLRAMADQYGFLLVADEVITGFGRIGEYFAVTKYGAIPDMITTAKGLTSSYATLGAVLVSDKVSAPFFNDGVTLLHGLTFAGHPVAAATALTNLDIFERDGVLDNVRGLTGHLHKRLAELTDLSIVGDVRGDGFFWSLELVAGADGRRFTPERQDELVKQFLPARMRGLGLLARADDRGDPVVQIAPPLISTRDELDHIVDLLGQALTDADRYFLHAR
- a CDS encoding carbon-nitrogen hydrolase family protein, coding for MSRILGVALAQVAPVTGDPQATFAKFSREVRSLKALSPSIDLVVFPELYLSAFGSFDARHPAGYLDRLAEPIPGPTTDAVCRLAADTGLWIVPGSIPEGSAKGVHNTAVAISPQGEVVASYRKIFPWMPYETSVPGDTYVTFDIPRVGRFGLAICYDGWVPEISRTLAWMGAEVIIQPTYTRTSDREQELVLARANAITNQVYVLNPNIGGLFGTGRSIATDPEGRVLAQGGAGEEFLTFHLDLDLVATTRERGTLGLNPLWKQLRDAPPPFPPATEGYDKGQIMSGLGSLHPARAGSTGA
- a CDS encoding ATP-binding cassette domain-containing protein, giving the protein MILDVQQLVKTFGSHTAVAGVDLDITAGEVHALVGESGSGKTTLARCVLGLIPPTSGTVHIAGRPLTGLRRKELRRLRHQVQIVFQNPYAALNPRMTVRQLIAEPLREAGRPVTDTTAELARVGLPATVLTRYPHQLSGGQCQRVALARALAVGPSLLVLDEPTSALDVSVQAQILNLLLDLREHSDLAFLLITHDLGVVRHIADRVSVMLHGELVETGPTAQVLDSPQHPYTRRLLDAVPGLRPPDDTPPSTPAAATAQGALQ
- a CDS encoding dipeptide/oligopeptide/nickel ABC transporter permease/ATP-binding protein; amino-acid sequence: MSHSPQTIPPRSARFTALLRDPLAVLGLVLLAALVAAALLTPWLAPHPDQGAGAAEVAARHLPPGAGHLLGTDNLGRDVLSRIIYGARPALTVPLLVVGLAVLVGVPLGLIAGFRGGRVGEAIMRLCDMFLAFPPLLLAMAIVATLGPGLEHAALALAIAWWPWYTRLVQGITASMRERPFVEGARALGLKDRVVMVRHILRNAVSPILVQATVDIGTVILAAGSLAFLGLGTRPPQADWGLMVAEARGDLQTHWWAALFPGLAILLTVLAFNLFGDALRDVFDPRTEARSAAARRGLRTLAGQAAALLRRRPEGKDTDAASPLPATEDETAPGPGKQRADGQTAALLEISRLRVTIGDAAVVRDVSLRVRAGEVVGVVGESGCGKSLTALSVLGMLPAGAETSGGIRLQGQDLRAAGFHTIRGRKVAMVFQNPAASFDPVTPLGRQLDRLVRLHQGGTRSEAAQQVSTALTEVGLDAERVTRSYPHQLSGGMLQRVMIAAALLCRPDLLIADEPTTALDVTVAKEFRSLLRRLQAEHGFGVLYITHNLGEVRELCTRMYVLYAGQVVESGPVADVLDTPDHPYTRALLAALPDRAAPGKALPSIPGNVPDRPDLLTGCPFADRCAHTTEACATPLPLNTAGARASACHLTQPKGVPA
- a CDS encoding ABC transporter permease, whose translation is MPRFLLRRLRGSLLVLLGVSAITFVIARVIPSNPALTYVGAKATPEEVERVTHALGLDQPLPVQYLSYLRNVLTGDWGTSIATKQPVLGELGDRLPATLELVGAAMAVALVLGVTLGCIAAVRPGRLIDQAVRLLSIAGVSVPAFWLGLLLQLLVFGRLGLLPPTGRIDSDLEFTAPIHSITGLNTVDALLTGNGAALASASAHLILPALTLAAYPLGVVARMTRTSMLEALQQDHIRVGRAYGVPERTLVWRVALRNALPPTVTVLGLTAAYALTGAFFVEVVFDWPGLGQYASSGLLSLDYPAVMGVTLIGAVAYVLVNLAVDLVHARLDPRVRPA